A genomic segment from Desulfurispirillum indicum S5 encodes:
- a CDS encoding methyl-accepting chemotaxis protein, with amino-acid sequence MFRSMKLTAKMMIQFGVAIAALCILMAVVVVYQVTSRVVPLEQELTHEVVSSKAQEIGKWLDGHHNLIGSLARMPVFREGNTDEIASFLQYYGRSLSSEYEVLLYTDKDGMGYYHNGTVTDLSDRFYYTRIIRDRIEDRLLTNPFLARSTGNVIVAVAHAVTNYEGDVTGLIFASINTQTLSRIADNITIAPHNQGWLVDGTGQVFAHPNAEYRLALKVNSAGEKGFRNLEQAAAGMLRQNPGRGTYQEPDGIERTLIYSPVPSSPGWSFAVSIPSSHFMETSYAILNTIIAVVVIMLLFIAIVIYVIAHSISRPLVRAAEALQDIAQGDGDLTARLEVRGRDEIGQVAHWFNIFVAKLHDTIANVRASSEGVASASEELSSASTQMSHSMVNQSESVSQIASAIREMNETARSVTQAINEVQQYSQNSHEAAQQGGAVVSESRREMESIAGEVEQATEMAQSLEEKSRRVEEIIQAINDIADQTNLLALNAAIEAARAGDAGRGFAVVADEVRKLAERSTDSTREIIQIVGSIQEGVQGVTKAMEGVNRRVQHGSELSSRTSDAFSKILQGIEGLQEYISQNVTAMEEMSRTSEHISDDIQSVSVASEQTARASDEVSRASSDLARLASDVQQTISAFRVSDDNASQSRALTPYT; translated from the coding sequence ATGTTCCGGTCAATGAAGCTGACCGCCAAAATGATGATTCAGTTTGGTGTTGCTATTGCTGCGCTGTGTATTCTCATGGCCGTCGTCGTTGTCTACCAGGTTACCAGCAGGGTTGTGCCCCTTGAACAGGAGCTGACCCACGAGGTAGTGAGCTCAAAAGCCCAGGAGATCGGCAAATGGCTTGACGGGCACCATAATCTGATTGGCAGCCTGGCGCGCATGCCAGTCTTCCGTGAAGGGAACACCGATGAAATCGCCAGCTTTCTGCAGTACTACGGACGCTCCCTGAGCAGTGAATACGAAGTTCTGCTCTATACGGACAAAGACGGCATGGGCTACTATCACAATGGAACGGTCACCGACCTCTCTGACCGCTTCTACTACACCCGCATCATCAGAGATCGCATTGAGGATCGCCTGCTGACCAACCCTTTTCTGGCCCGCAGCACCGGCAACGTCATCGTGGCCGTAGCCCACGCTGTCACCAACTATGAAGGTGATGTGACCGGGCTGATCTTTGCCTCCATCAATACCCAGACCCTTTCGCGCATTGCCGACAATATCACCATCGCTCCCCATAACCAGGGGTGGCTGGTGGATGGTACCGGCCAGGTCTTTGCCCACCCGAATGCGGAATATCGCCTGGCCCTGAAGGTAAACAGCGCCGGAGAAAAGGGCTTTCGCAACCTGGAGCAGGCTGCCGCCGGAATGCTGCGACAGAATCCCGGCAGAGGGACATACCAGGAGCCCGATGGCATAGAGCGCACCCTGATCTACTCCCCGGTGCCATCATCACCTGGCTGGAGCTTTGCGGTCTCCATCCCCTCCAGTCATTTCATGGAAACCTCCTACGCCATACTCAACACCATCATCGCCGTAGTGGTTATCATGCTCCTGTTCATCGCCATCGTCATCTACGTCATCGCCCACTCCATCAGTCGTCCACTGGTCCGCGCGGCGGAAGCCCTGCAGGACATCGCCCAGGGAGATGGCGACCTCACCGCGCGCCTGGAAGTGCGCGGACGCGATGAAATCGGTCAGGTTGCCCACTGGTTCAATATATTTGTCGCCAAGCTCCACGATACGATTGCCAATGTACGGGCCTCTTCTGAAGGGGTTGCTTCCGCCAGCGAAGAACTCAGCAGCGCTTCGACACAAATGTCCCACAGCATGGTCAACCAGTCTGAGAGCGTTTCCCAGATTGCCTCAGCTATCCGGGAGATGAACGAGACAGCCCGCAGCGTTACCCAGGCCATCAATGAAGTGCAGCAGTATTCTCAGAATTCCCATGAAGCTGCTCAACAGGGCGGAGCGGTGGTATCTGAATCGCGGCGGGAGATGGAAAGCATTGCCGGTGAGGTCGAGCAGGCCACGGAAATGGCCCAATCTCTGGAAGAGAAGAGCCGCCGCGTCGAGGAAATCATTCAGGCCATCAACGATATCGCCGACCAGACCAACCTGCTGGCTCTCAACGCCGCCATTGAGGCAGCCAGAGCCGGTGACGCCGGAAGAGGGTTCGCCGTCGTGGCCGACGAAGTCCGCAAACTGGCCGAACGCAGCACAGACTCCACCCGGGAAATTATCCAGATCGTCGGCAGCATTCAGGAAGGCGTCCAGGGTGTCACCAAAGCCATGGAAGGAGTCAACCGCAGAGTGCAGCACGGCTCTGAGCTTTCCAGCCGCACCTCGGACGCCTTCAGCAAAATCCTGCAGGGCATCGAAGGGCTGCAGGAGTACATCAGCCAGAATGTTACCGCCATGGAAGAGATGTCCCGCACTTCGGAACATATCAGCGACGATATCCAGAGTGTTTCCGTGGCGTCGGAGCAAACGGCGCGGGCTTCCGATGAAGTTTCACGGGCTTCTTCCGATCTGGCACGCCTGGCGTCCGACGTGCAACAGACCATCTCCGCCTTCCGCGTTTCCGATGACAACGCTTCGCAATCACGGGCGCTGACCCCTTACACCTGA
- a CDS encoding response regulator → MYSFTSVLSDIPPQQESLCAFHGTYIVDSYSREGTEDIFIAKGDSFTFGCLLSDPGLMHMVSNSFEQWHSTDRRFTLTGFLTSLRYRCMDELHSGHQGIFFLINEKDSNIVLANFSSHRILLSNRSQQIFWSMDQQEDFTNPEALFRVQVCPLQEVESIILCNADDALEIVARNFHRIHLPRHVFELLSSPELPGDTSKLSCIAMNFLSHEAAQHCLHLTQKQFTLEDLSTMEDQLQQTLEELQLPREKIDQAAFAFHEVLFNAFEHGILGIGSDRKEELIRQEDYESFLHTQGLQATGTISVSVEVFATQNLLMIQVEDSGSGFDYQPYTGRARSLSSHTYRGRGIYCVKDYCDGIYYSHSGRKATLLTGMAPVSNLSLDDLRPLSHEDTHKGDIRLLLVDDDEGSLELYRRILNRLPMTRTVFVATNGLEGLNTYHQHKPDIIISDIQMPRMTGLEMAHQIRREDTNTPIILLTAYSDRDLILEAIDAGINRFVKKPLEVQQLRRHLEYYAQHIRTRHELQHKIEQEQRQREKEFFALKAKRDHDEQQQRDAFAKEQLIIHNDSALLSGIHCQVHYQPQEILSGDIYGIYRINDQRTFFYIIDSMGKGLSASVTSLLSASHLHTLLQSALATNTFHFTEVAHAYTRHICQYMVKEELISFTFACLDQAENTLEYISCGMYPILVKDSASQTITTARGNNPPFTRHSLPLRSSSLKLPSEYSILLYSDALCESTGYTTENLHDSFARHHHLEDIMADFSRALARFDNGIIPDDISVVLIARTLPE, encoded by the coding sequence ATGTATTCTTTCACCTCTGTGCTTTCAGATATCCCGCCCCAACAGGAGAGCCTCTGCGCTTTCCACGGCACCTATATCGTGGACAGCTATTCCCGCGAAGGCACTGAGGACATCTTTATCGCCAAAGGAGACTCCTTCACCTTCGGCTGCCTGCTCAGCGACCCCGGGCTCATGCACATGGTCAGCAATTCTTTTGAGCAGTGGCATTCCACCGACAGGCGTTTCACCCTGACCGGTTTCCTCACTTCGCTGCGCTATCGCTGCATGGATGAATTGCACAGCGGTCATCAGGGCATTTTTTTCCTCATCAACGAAAAGGACAGCAATATTGTCCTGGCCAACTTCAGCAGCCACCGCATACTCCTGAGCAACCGCTCCCAGCAGATTTTCTGGTCCATGGACCAGCAGGAGGACTTTACCAACCCGGAGGCGCTCTTCCGAGTCCAGGTCTGCCCCCTCCAGGAGGTGGAAAGCATTATCCTGTGCAATGCCGATGACGCGCTGGAGATTGTTGCCCGGAACTTCCACCGCATCCACCTCCCCCGCCACGTCTTTGAACTGCTGAGCTCACCGGAGCTGCCAGGCGATACCAGTAAGCTCTCCTGCATTGCCATGAACTTCCTGAGCCATGAAGCAGCGCAACACTGCCTGCACCTCACCCAAAAACAGTTCACCCTTGAAGACCTGAGCACAATGGAAGATCAGCTGCAGCAAACCCTGGAGGAACTCCAGCTGCCCCGGGAAAAAATTGATCAGGCCGCCTTTGCATTCCATGAGGTATTGTTCAATGCCTTTGAGCATGGCATTCTCGGCATCGGCAGCGATCGCAAAGAGGAGCTGATCCGCCAGGAGGATTACGAATCTTTCCTGCACACCCAGGGCCTGCAGGCCACGGGCACCATCAGCGTCTCGGTAGAGGTCTTTGCCACCCAGAATCTCCTGATGATCCAGGTGGAGGATTCGGGCAGCGGCTTTGACTACCAACCCTATACGGGCCGGGCCCGCAGCCTGAGCAGCCACACTTACCGCGGTCGAGGCATCTACTGCGTCAAGGATTACTGTGACGGCATCTACTATTCACACAGCGGGCGCAAGGCCACTCTGCTCACAGGCATGGCACCCGTCAGCAACCTGAGTCTTGATGATCTCAGGCCCCTCAGCCACGAAGATACCCATAAGGGCGATATCCGCCTGCTGCTGGTGGACGATGATGAAGGCTCCCTGGAGCTGTACCGCCGCATTCTGAACCGCCTGCCCATGACCAGAACCGTCTTTGTGGCCACGAATGGCCTTGAAGGGCTCAACACCTACCATCAGCACAAGCCCGACATCATTATCAGCGACATCCAGATGCCCCGCATGACTGGCCTGGAGATGGCTCACCAGATCCGAAGGGAAGACACCAACACTCCCATCATCCTGCTCACCGCCTACTCTGATCGCGACCTTATCCTTGAGGCCATTGACGCCGGCATCAACCGTTTTGTCAAAAAGCCCCTGGAGGTTCAGCAACTGCGCAGACACCTGGAATATTACGCCCAGCACATTCGCACCCGCCACGAGCTCCAGCACAAGATTGAGCAGGAGCAGCGTCAGCGCGAAAAGGAGTTTTTTGCCCTGAAGGCCAAACGTGATCACGATGAGCAGCAACAGCGCGATGCCTTTGCCAAGGAACAGCTCATCATTCATAATGATTCCGCCCTGCTCAGCGGCATCCACTGCCAGGTTCACTATCAGCCACAGGAGATACTCAGCGGCGATATCTACGGCATCTACCGCATCAACGACCAGCGCACTTTCTTCTATATCATAGACAGCATGGGCAAAGGACTGAGCGCTTCGGTCACCTCGCTTCTCTCAGCTTCCCATCTGCATACCCTGCTGCAGAGTGCCCTCGCCACTAACACCTTTCACTTCACTGAGGTTGCCCACGCCTACACCCGTCATATCTGCCAGTACATGGTCAAAGAAGAGCTTATCTCCTTTACCTTCGCCTGCCTGGATCAGGCTGAAAACACCCTGGAGTACATCAGTTGCGGCATGTACCCCATCCTGGTCAAGGACAGCGCCAGCCAGACCATTACGACGGCCCGTGGGAACAACCCCCCATTCACCAGGCACAGTCTGCCACTGCGCAGCAGCTCCCTGAAGCTGCCCTCGGAATACAGCATCCTGCTCTACTCCGATGCCCTCTGTGAAAGCACCGGCTACACCACAGAGAATCTCCACGATTCCTTCGCCAGGCATCACCATCTGGAAGACATCATGGCCGACTTTTCCAGAGCATTGGCAAGATTTGATAACGGGATCATTCCCGACGACATCAGTGTCGTCCTTATCGCCAGAACGCTCCCCGAGTAA
- a CDS encoding lytic murein transglycosylase yields MTLQRSFSLLLAGILLLVHQPVQASTAQDFDACLSHLRTKALDAGHAHDTLNQVLSSVTFNQRIVELDRSQAEFTETFLQYLDRRVSVDRVEKGRQLLREHRVLLQRIADEYGVRPEYIIAFWGMETNFGTYFGKTPVFDAVVTLACDGRRGEFFTNQFFSALRILEEGHIDMEQMKGSWAGAMGHTQFMPSTFLSYAVDYDGNGRKDLWNSLPDAFASAANYLSAMGWQDGRRWGREVILPRGFDYSQADIERSQPLLHWRKLGVRQVDGRLVPDLDFSATIVLPQGHRGPAFIVYDNFHLIMRWNRSLHYALAVGYMADRVAGMGQLHAKRPADSNEGRLSRGEVLELQQRLAALGLYDAEATGRIGAQTRNAVRQFQQMVKVPADAYPTHALLEQLRQRQQDVTVELSRVDP; encoded by the coding sequence ATGACTCTGCAAAGGTCTTTTTCGTTGTTGCTTGCAGGCATTCTGCTTCTGGTTCATCAGCCCGTTCAGGCCAGCACGGCCCAGGACTTTGATGCCTGTCTCTCCCATCTGCGTACCAAGGCACTGGACGCTGGTCATGCCCATGACACCCTGAATCAGGTGCTCTCTTCCGTCACGTTCAACCAGCGCATCGTGGAGCTGGATCGCTCCCAGGCCGAATTTACCGAAACCTTTCTGCAGTATCTGGACCGCCGGGTGAGCGTGGATCGGGTGGAGAAGGGGAGACAGCTTCTGAGAGAGCACCGGGTACTCCTGCAGCGTATTGCCGATGAGTATGGAGTGCGTCCCGAGTATATCATAGCCTTCTGGGGTATGGAGACCAACTTCGGTACCTATTTCGGCAAAACGCCGGTCTTTGATGCCGTGGTTACTCTGGCCTGTGATGGGCGGCGTGGTGAATTCTTCACCAATCAGTTTTTCAGCGCCCTGCGTATCCTGGAAGAAGGGCATATCGACATGGAACAGATGAAGGGCTCCTGGGCAGGTGCCATGGGGCACACCCAGTTTATGCCCTCCACCTTTCTCTCCTACGCGGTGGACTATGATGGCAATGGCAGGAAAGACCTCTGGAACAGTCTGCCCGACGCCTTTGCCTCGGCGGCCAATTATCTCAGTGCCATGGGGTGGCAGGATGGACGTCGTTGGGGTCGCGAGGTGATTCTGCCCCGTGGTTTTGATTATTCACAGGCCGATATCGAACGCTCACAGCCCCTGTTGCACTGGCGCAAGCTGGGAGTGCGCCAGGTGGATGGCCGCCTGGTGCCCGATCTGGATTTTTCCGCTACCATAGTTCTGCCCCAGGGGCATCGCGGACCGGCCTTTATCGTGTACGATAACTTTCATCTTATCATGCGCTGGAATCGCTCGCTTCACTATGCCCTGGCTGTGGGGTACATGGCAGACCGCGTGGCCGGCATGGGGCAATTGCACGCCAAACGACCGGCAGACAGCAATGAAGGTCGCCTCAGTCGGGGCGAAGTGCTGGAACTGCAGCAACGCCTGGCAGCCCTCGGACTCTATGACGCAGAGGCCACTGGACGCATTGGAGCTCAGACTCGCAATGCCGTTCGCCAGTTTCAGCAGATGGTGAAGGTGCCCGCCGATGCCTATCCGACTCATGCTCTGCTGGAGCAGCTGCGTCAGCGCCAGCAGGACGTGACGGTGGAGCTGAGCAGGGTTGATCCCTGA
- a CDS encoding pyridoxal phosphate-dependent aminotransferase has translation MDIQSRLSERVKAIKESPTIAISTKAKQMKADGHNVIGFGAGEPDFDTPDHIKYAAIKALVSGNTKYTPADGMVELKDAIIHKFKRDNNLTYTRSNITVNVGAKHTLFNIYMALLNPGDEIIIPAPYWVSYPDMALICGATPVIVETEEADNFCMTPAQLEKAITPKTKAVVINSPSNPTGSGYSKDALKALADVIVKHDILCISDEIYEKLVYDGFESYSIASLGDEIRQRTIVVNGLSKEWAMTGWRIGYAAANETLIKAIANIQSQSTTNPTSFAQDGAIAALMGPQELIKPLVSAFDERRKYIVDRFNAIPGISCLRPQGAFYCFPNISALFGKTSKQGMLIKDSSDFAEYLISEALVAVVPGIAFGAEGFMRLSYAMGMPAIMEGLDRIEKAVRDLQ, from the coding sequence ATGGACATCCAGTCCCGACTTTCCGAACGCGTCAAGGCCATCAAGGAATCTCCAACCATCGCCATCAGCACCAAGGCGAAGCAGATGAAGGCCGACGGACACAACGTTATCGGCTTCGGCGCAGGGGAACCCGATTTCGACACCCCTGACCACATCAAGTACGCCGCCATCAAGGCGCTGGTATCCGGAAACACCAAGTACACCCCCGCTGACGGCATGGTGGAGCTCAAAGACGCCATCATCCACAAGTTCAAGCGTGACAATAACCTGACCTACACCCGCAGCAATATCACCGTCAACGTCGGCGCCAAACACACCCTGTTCAACATTTACATGGCGCTGCTCAACCCTGGTGATGAGATTATTATCCCGGCTCCCTACTGGGTCAGCTACCCGGACATGGCCCTGATCTGCGGAGCGACTCCCGTTATCGTGGAAACCGAGGAAGCCGATAACTTCTGCATGACCCCAGCCCAGCTGGAAAAGGCTATTACGCCAAAAACCAAAGCCGTTGTCATCAACTCACCCAGCAACCCCACCGGCTCCGGCTACAGCAAGGACGCCCTCAAGGCGCTGGCAGATGTCATTGTGAAGCACGATATCCTGTGCATCAGCGACGAAATATACGAAAAACTCGTCTATGATGGCTTTGAGTCCTACTCCATTGCCAGCCTGGGCGATGAGATCCGTCAGCGCACCATTGTCGTTAACGGACTGTCCAAAGAGTGGGCCATGACTGGCTGGCGCATAGGCTATGCTGCCGCCAACGAAACACTGATCAAGGCCATTGCCAATATTCAGTCCCAGTCCACCACCAACCCCACCAGCTTTGCCCAGGATGGCGCCATTGCCGCCCTCATGGGACCACAGGAGCTGATCAAGCCTCTGGTAAGCGCCTTCGACGAGCGCCGCAAGTATATCGTTGACCGCTTCAACGCTATCCCCGGCATCAGCTGTCTGCGTCCCCAGGGGGCCTTCTACTGCTTCCCCAACATCAGCGCCCTCTTTGGCAAGACGTCCAAGCAGGGAATGCTCATCAAGGACTCCTCTGATTTTGCCGAGTATCTGATCAGCGAAGCCCTGGTGGCCGTTGTCCCTGGTATCGCCTTTGGCGCAGAGGGCTTTATGCGCCTGAGCTATGCCATGGGCATGCCTGCCATCATGGAAGGTCTGGATCGCATCGAAAAGGCTGTGCGCGACCTGCAGTAA
- the coaD gene encoding pantetheine-phosphate adenylyltransferase — MRQAAVYPGTFDPITNGHLDIIERGADIFKTLTVAVARNDRKRPLIPFEERIAMIEKSTSHLPNVKVEGFSNLLIDYLAKKEIKHVIRGLRAISDFEYELQLALMNRQLSPEVETLFLMPRQEYIFLSSNIVREIGQMRGDYRKFVPEAVFDDIDTFFTRPPV, encoded by the coding sequence ATGCGTCAGGCAGCAGTATATCCGGGAACCTTTGATCCCATCACCAACGGACATCTGGACATCATTGAGCGTGGGGCCGATATATTCAAAACCCTCACGGTGGCCGTGGCCCGTAACGACCGCAAACGCCCCCTCATCCCCTTTGAGGAGCGTATTGCCATGATCGAAAAAAGCACTTCACACCTTCCCAATGTGAAGGTGGAAGGCTTTTCCAACCTTCTCATCGATTATCTGGCGAAAAAAGAAATAAAGCATGTTATCAGAGGACTGCGAGCCATAAGTGATTTTGAATACGAGCTTCAGCTTGCGCTTATGAATCGACAGCTCTCGCCGGAAGTAGAAACCCTTTTCCTTATGCCCAGACAGGAGTATATATTCCTCTCATCAAACATCGTCCGGGAAATCGGACAAATGCGGGGCGACTACAGAAAGTTCGTCCCCGAAGCTGTATTCGACGATATAGATACTTTTTTCACAAGACCACCCGTATAG
- the rsmD gene encoding 16S rRNA (guanine(966)-N(2))-methyltransferase RsmD has protein sequence MRIISGTRRGMRLSAPKGDAVRPTADAVRENLFNLLGQNLQGKRFLDLFGGSGAVGLEAASRGASVVIVEKSPLALRCVEQNIQHCRLQEQVTVQRGDALAYLARSPQSFDVIFVDPPFDQTHYYGEVMEKVANSSVLATDGLLVLEHRSREPVAAASGFELHDQRAYGKNALSFFIRLQHT, from the coding sequence GTGCGTATTATCAGTGGAACGCGCAGGGGAATGCGCCTGAGCGCGCCAAAGGGCGACGCCGTACGGCCGACGGCCGACGCGGTACGGGAGAACCTCTTCAACCTGCTGGGGCAGAACCTCCAGGGAAAACGTTTTCTTGACCTCTTCGGCGGCAGCGGGGCCGTTGGGCTGGAAGCCGCCAGCCGGGGCGCCAGTGTCGTGATTGTGGAAAAATCCCCCCTGGCCCTGCGCTGTGTCGAGCAGAACATCCAGCACTGTCGCCTGCAGGAGCAGGTAACCGTGCAGCGTGGTGACGCTCTGGCATACCTGGCACGATCACCCCAAAGCTTTGATGTGATTTTTGTCGACCCACCCTTTGACCAGACACACTATTATGGCGAGGTCATGGAAAAAGTGGCCAACAGCAGCGTCCTGGCAACCGATGGACTTCTGGTACTTGAACATCGCAGCAGAGAACCTGTGGCCGCGGCCAGCGGCTTTGAACTTCACGACCAACGCGCCTATGGAAAGAATGCCCTGAGCTTCTTTATCCGACTTCAGCACACATAA
- a CDS encoding Maf family protein encodes MSLVLASASPRRSELLRTFGIPFVIRPPHVDECLDESDPMQLVTRLGEMKARAVVLPADQWIIAADTIVTIDDIILGKPRDREENRQMLQMLSGRAHRVYGGIALLNAPLNQIFLHAVCTSVRFRKLTTAMVDNYVASADGLDKAGGYGIQGSGAVLVESIDGCYDNVVGLSRSHLYQMMAAQGFFEGKAEA; translated from the coding sequence TTGAGTCTGGTTCTCGCATCAGCCTCGCCGCGTCGTTCGGAGCTGCTGCGCACCTTCGGAATTCCCTTTGTCATCAGACCACCCCATGTGGATGAATGCCTGGATGAATCTGATCCCATGCAGCTGGTCACCCGCCTCGGCGAAATGAAAGCCCGGGCGGTTGTGCTTCCGGCAGATCAGTGGATTATCGCTGCTGATACGATCGTCACCATTGACGACATTATCCTGGGCAAGCCCCGCGACCGCGAAGAAAACCGCCAGATGCTGCAGATGCTCTCTGGGCGGGCGCACAGGGTCTACGGAGGCATTGCCCTGCTCAACGCTCCCCTGAACCAGATATTTCTCCACGCCGTCTGCACCAGCGTGCGCTTTCGCAAGCTCACCACCGCGATGGTGGATAACTATGTCGCCTCTGCCGATGGCCTGGACAAGGCTGGCGGCTATGGCATCCAGGGCAGCGGCGCTGTTCTTGTGGAAAGCATTGATGGGTGTTATGATAATGTGGTTGGTTTGAGCCGGTCACATCTTTATCAGATGATGGCAGCCCAGGGTTTTTTTGAGGGAAAGGCAGAAGCGTAA
- a CDS encoding STAS domain-containing protein, with protein sequence MSSPNQHSVETIDDVVVVTIGEDLNNPRSNMAFNDFLKEVYREHNPRKLLLSFEKVVFIDSSGIKEIILAHRHQQNVKGQLACAQLSTALLDLFKMVRLDKVFKIFPSRGEALEALREMP encoded by the coding sequence GTGAGCAGCCCAAACCAGCACAGTGTTGAGACCATTGACGACGTGGTCGTCGTCACCATCGGCGAAGATCTCAACAACCCGCGATCCAACATGGCCTTTAATGATTTCCTTAAAGAAGTGTACCGCGAACACAACCCCAGGAAGCTCTTGCTCTCCTTTGAAAAGGTCGTGTTCATCGACAGCTCCGGCATCAAGGAGATCATCCTGGCCCACCGCCACCAGCAGAATGTCAAGGGGCAGCTTGCCTGTGCCCAGCTCAGCACGGCCTTGCTGGATCTCTTTAAAATGGTGCGCCTTGACAAGGTCTTCAAGATTTTCCCCTCAAGGGGTGAGGCCCTCGAAGCTCTGCGGGAGATGCCTTGA